Within Nematostella vectensis chromosome 1, jaNemVect1.1, whole genome shotgun sequence, the genomic segment TTCCATGCAAGTGCACCTACCCCACAAATGAAAACAACCACAAGTTAGCATTCCATGCAAGCGCACCTACCccacaaacaataacaattacAAGTCAGCATTCCATGCAAGCGCACCTACCccacaaacaataacaaccacAAGTCAGCATTCCATGCAAGCGCACCTACcccacaaacaaaaacaaccacAAGTCAGCATTCCATGCAAGTGCACCTACcccacaaacaaaaacaaccacAAGTCAGCATTCCATGCAAGCGCACCTACCccacaaacaataacaaccacAAGTCAGCATTCCATGCAAGCGCACCTACCccacaaacaataacaaccacAAGTCAGCATTCAATGCAAGCGCACCTACCccacaaacaataacaaccacAAGTCAGCATTCCATGCAAGCGCACCTACcccacaaacaaaaacaaccacAAGTCAGCATTCCATGCAAGTGCACCTACcccacaaacaaaaacaaccacAAGTCAGCATTCCATGCAAGCGCACCCTACccacaaacaataacaactaCAAGTCAGCATTCCATGCAAGCGCACCTACCccacaaacaataacaaccacAAGTCAGCATTCCATGCAAGCGCACCTACcccacaaacaaaaacaaccacAAGTCAGCATTCCATGCAAGTGCACCTACcccacaaacaaaaacaaccacAAGTCAGCATTCCATGCAAGCGCACCTACCccacaaacaataacaaccacAAGTCAGCATTCCATGCAAGCGCACCTACCccacaaacaataacaaccacAAGTCAGCATTCCATGCAAGCGCACCTACCccacaaacaataacaaccacAAGTCAGCATTACATGCAAGTGCACCTACCccacaaacaataacaaccacAAGTCAGCATTCCATGCAAGTGCACTTACCccacaaacaataacaaccacAAGTCAGCATGAGAAAAGGGGGTAAGAGAATCATAAATTTGAAAAGATATGTTAGACATCTGAGTTGGCAGAGTTTGGGTCTCCAGTAAGTAATTTTGCTAACTGCTTCAGACAACTTACCAACTCTAGCAGAATGGCCATCCATGGTTAACAATTTCTTCTGAGCACTTGCATCCCATATTTGTACAAGTCCTTTGTAAGTCCCCACTGACACTAAGCCATTCTATGAATGAATCAGTAAGTACATTTagcatcattataatcatcatctgGGCCTGGTAATGTAAGATTGTCACTCTTACCCGTTCTGACCAGCTGACAGAAGTGACAGAGTCTCCATCAGACGACAAATCACACAACTTGGTGACCTGCATCACACACATGGAAAATTAGTCAAATTGACAGATCTAATGCAGTGTCCAAGACATTTTAATGGTTCCGAAAATGATTTCATAAAATATTATCTTAATCACTATTATTTCAGGTAGAGGTGGCAGATGTGGTCTACATGTTGAACACTCTTTACTAATTGCTACTAACAGAGATTCCATTCAGTACCCAGACACAACAAGATATGGGGAAACTTTTTGTAAGATTAGGCAAAATAGCATATTTTACTAACCTGACTTGTGCAGGCACTCCACAGATACACACATGTGCCCAAGCCAACACTCAGGATGTTTTGTGCTGACCAGTCCACAAGATTAAGGTAAAAGTCGTCctggaaaaataaatacaactCATGTCAACCTGTGTACCCAGTACAATATAGGacattgaaaaaaatgcattgatGCAAAATAGCTTAAGGATTTGTTATAAAACTTGCATACCTGCAGTTCAGGAGCATCCAAAACTTTAAAGGGTATTTTGGAGATTTTTCTAGTTGACTGAAATAACATATGTATAACACAAGTTACATGAATGATGCATTGAACATATACCAAAATAtaacactgaaaaaaaaactgaatacTGAACTggtaacatataataataaagtaTTTAATAAGGTCTGTGACAAACCTTTCTAGGAGAGCGCAGAAGTCTTTGACTAagggggtaaaaaaaaaaaaaaattaaatttcaaACAATGAAATTGAAAGTTAGGTTTCTATATAAAATTTTATTACATGACAATTCCCACCTTTTCTTGCTAACAGGTGATAAAGAATATGCTGATGATGACTCCTCCTTTTTGCTTCTTCTCACTTGGTACTAGAGAAAAATGCAGGAACTTGATGAGTTTTGGGCTTAAAGCAAATTGAATGTGTGAACTAGTTCATGAGAAAATACTGACCTGAAACACATTATGGACATAATTACTGTTACTTGATAAAACCTTCCTATCTTCTAGTTGACACTCCTGGAAACATGAgttatcaaattaaaaaatgaGACTGTAAGCAAAGCATGTTATAGCACTCACAGCTTACAGTAAGAGAATTTTTGTATAATGATATATAattctatttttataaaatgctTACTTTTAAATCCTCGATCCCAgctcctaataattcattctTGAGTAGACACTGATAAGCAAATCCCTCTGTggggaataaaaaataaagacatgATAAAAAAGACTGGTATACTCAAAGCAAATAAATAAGTGCAGATATTGATATATTTACCTTTAGTTTCTGTGCCTGCTTCTCTGGTAATGCTACCACTATGTGTGCCTGGTTCATTATTTTCCTGGACATAGTTATAGTTGGATTTCCAAGCAGCCCCCAGTCGGCTTGGTATAAATCTGTCGAAAAAACTTAGGTTGGTAAAAAGatcttttttctataaaaaacaaaaaacaaataaagtcttTTCAATTATGTCCCTTTTACCCTAAGCTTGTagtattttgtaataaaaaatctATTCAAATGGAACCATGCAAATTTTTAAccattacttttttttaacggTCATAGATTTGGCTGGTATCTGGTACTGGTAAAAGGCAACATAGATTCATACACTCCACTGTAATATTCTGTAATTCTTTAAAGAAGAATTACTAAATGTTCATTTTCTTAGCGCACCTATCACTGTATCGTTCCTTGCTTGGTGATGCGACAGGACTACAACTCAAAGGGGAGTTTAGGTGCCTGGAGGTTAAAGGCTGTGAACAGAAACAATATATTGATTTATGCCTCAGTACACTTTTAACAAATAAGACAACTTGATTGAATGGCATTGGAATTCTGGTCCCATATTAAATAATCGAATACATCCTTAGCTCTATAGCTAGCTATGAAAGATCAAAGACTATGATAAATCATTCCTGCACTGAAGGATTAAAGAACTTcacttttagaaaaaaaaatcaaatacacACAATATCGACTGTAGTTCAAGAACAATAACTGtgtgaaaataagaaaaacaaatatactAACTTAGTAGCCATTATTTTCCTAAGAATACGTTATTTTTACATGAAATATCTAATCCTTACCGAGCTAATAGGAGAGGCAGCAGGGCTTGTAGCTTTTTGTTGCATCAAAAGACGACGCTCGAAGCCTGGGTCCATATTGGTCCAGAAATGGTAGACTTCGTCTAACGTTCTAGCTTCGAAAAGTTTCTAGCTATAACACGGGTAAATGAAGGCCTAGAAAAACTTCTTCTTATAAATCCCTGTAATGGTTTAGTAATCGTCTCACGACAGAGTACTTGTAGGGACGGATGTGGCGTTCGAATTCAATAAACAGTGTTTTGATTTCCAAGGAACAttcaacaacaataacatgcCAAGCGAAACAGTTCTAGTCCATAATAGTCCACAAAAGCTAGTTCCCGTAGCTTGTACCAGTACGAAGAAAAGGGAAATTCGCTGATGAATTAACAAAGGACCGATGAAACAGCTGTGTTCCCCggcgaagaaaaaaaatcttgggAAAAGCTTATTGAGTGAGCATAAAACGCAAGTCCAAGAGCTTAAACAGGAACCAGATATTTGGCACAATCGACCAGCAACAAATCACTCCTTGAATATCTCCAACTCCACCAGGTGGCGTATGAATAGGTTGTTCTCCAGCAGCAATAGGGTAAAGT encodes:
- the LOC5517109 gene encoding fizzy-related protein homolog is translated as MDPGFERRLLMQQKATSPAASPISSPLTSRHLNSPLSCSPVASPSKERYSDRFIPSRLGAAWKSNYNYVQENNEPGTHSGSITREAGTETKEGFAYQCLLKNELLGAGIEDLKECQLEDRKVLSSNSNYVHNVFQYQVRRSKKEESSSAYSLSPVSKKSQRLLRSPRKSTRKISKIPFKVLDAPELQDDFYLNLVDWSAQNILSVGLGTCVYLWSACTSQVTKLCDLSSDGDSVTSVSWSERNGLVSVGTYKGLVQIWDASAQKKLLTMDGHSARVGALAWNGDMLSSGSRDRLILQRDTRSPTQLERRLVGHRQEVCGLKWSPDHQHLASGGNDNKLLVWNLSGSTPIQQYSEHTAAVKAISWSPHQHGLLASGGGTADRRIRFWNTLTGQPLQCVDTGSQVCNLAWSKHSNELVSTHGYSQNQILVWKYPSLTQVAKLTGHSFRVLYLAVSPDGEAIVTGAGDETLRFWNVFSKVRSQKESKSELNLFSRIR